A genomic region of Methanotorris formicicus Mc-S-70 contains the following coding sequences:
- a CDS encoding GTP-dependent dephospho-CoA kinase family protein, translated as MSKVYILTDELREYLKKPFGKVYKELPPINGKVVCVGDITTKTLLSKGIIPNLSIFDLKTKRNIKVDIEHKFKKTFEVENPPGCISDEAIEKIKYLANINDRDIALLVKGEEDLLVIPVIKYFPENTIVLYGQPDEGIVFLKITQELKNQIDKILKMMERR; from the coding sequence ATGAGCAAGGTGTATATATTAACAGATGAACTTAGAGAGTATCTTAAAAAACCCTTCGGAAAAGTATATAAAGAATTACCTCCAATAAATGGAAAGGTTGTTTGCGTTGGTGATATCACAACAAAAACCTTATTATCCAAAGGTATTATTCCAAACTTATCGATTTTTGATTTAAAGACAAAAAGGAATATTAAAGTAGATATAGAACATAAATTTAAAAAAACTTTTGAAGTTGAAAACCCTCCTGGATGTATATCAGATGAAGCCATCGAAAAAATTAAATACTTGGCAAACATAAATGATAGGGATATCGCACTATTGGTAAAAGGAGAAGAAGATTTATTGGTTATTCCTGTTATCAAATATTTTCCTGAAAACACAATCGTTTTGTATGGTCAGCCGGATGAAGGCATTGTTTTTTTGAAAATTACACAAGAACTAAAGAACCAAATCGACAAAATACTAAAAATGATGGAGAGGCGATAG
- a CDS encoding 4Fe-4S binding protein gives MRDKKEVDEFYNFLKRKSILRIIIRNLFEKKTEFLETNKRTEKPHLDNCIGCGLCVDVCPTNAIEIFKFREVICSCCGVCVEVCPNNAIEKDRFTIDPEKCTKCGYCVLFCSIPYIKNEIPKPKTPVITSECNKCKLCIEKCENKAIYFSDNKIIIDEEKCKNCLKCVEFCPMKAILSPEEFINSCIVKVDINSCIFCKECMEVCPLKK, from the coding sequence ATGAGGGATAAGAAGGAAGTTGATGAATTTTACAATTTTTTAAAAAGAAAGAGTATTTTAAGAATTATTATAAGAAATTTATTTGAGAAAAAGACGGAGTTTTTAGAAACTAACAAAAGAACAGAAAAACCTCACTTAGATAACTGCATAGGTTGTGGGTTGTGTGTGGATGTTTGTCCAACAAATGCAATAGAGATTTTTAAATTTAGGGAAGTTATTTGCTCATGTTGTGGGGTATGTGTGGAGGTTTGTCCAAACAACGCTATAGAAAAGGACAGATTCACAATTGATCCAGAAAAATGCACTAAATGCGGTTATTGTGTATTATTCTGCTCAATCCCATACATAAAAAATGAAATCCCAAAACCAAAAACTCCAGTTATAACATCCGAATGCAACAAATGCAAACTCTGCATTGAAAAATGTGAAAATAAAGCAATATATTTTAGTGATAACAAAATTATCATCGACGAAGAAAAATGCAAAAATTGCCTGAAATGTGTTGAATTTTGTCCAATGAAAGCAATTCTATCACCAGAAGAGTTCATTAACTCATGCATAGTTAAAGTTGATATAAACTCATGCATATTCTGCAAAGAATGCATGGAAGTATGTCCACTAAAAAAGTAA
- a CDS encoding 30S ribosomal protein S24e, which translates to MEIKIISDRQNPLLSRREVRFVVAFEGATPTIKDVKLKLAAMLNADKNMLIVDKIDQEFGKQEAKGYAKLYFDEKIMNMVEKKSVLDKNKIEEETVAEGE; encoded by the coding sequence ATGGAAATAAAGATTATATCAGATAGGCAAAACCCGTTATTGAGTAGAAGAGAAGTTAGATTCGTAGTTGCATTTGAAGGTGCTACACCAACAATAAAAGATGTCAAATTAAAACTCGCTGCAATGTTGAATGCTGATAAAAACATGCTTATTGTTGATAAAATTGACCAAGAATTTGGTAAGCAAGAAGCAAAAGGTTATGCAAAACTCTACTTTGACGAAAAAATTATGAATATGGTTGAAAAGAAATCCGTTTTAGATAAGAACAAAATTGAAGAAGAAACTGTTGCGGAGGGAGAATAA
- a CDS encoding histidinol phosphate phosphatase domain-containing protein — translation MRYDFHTHTVFSDGELIPSELVRRAMVLKHKAIAITDHADASNYKELIEKTILAKEELKNYWDIEVIVGVELTHIPPKSIPKMAKKAKDLGAEIVVVHGETVVEPVEEKTNYYASISEDVDILAHPGFIDKETAENLKENDIFVEITSRRGHSLTNGYVLSVAREFKLKTLINTDAHAPEDLIDVEFAKKVGLGCGMSKKELEDTLLHYPKELLKRIK, via the coding sequence ATGAGGTATGATTTCCATACGCATACGGTATTTAGTGATGGGGAATTAATCCCTTCTGAATTGGTTAGGAGGGCAATGGTTTTAAAGCATAAAGCAATAGCAATAACTGACCACGCAGATGCGAGCAATTATAAGGAATTAATTGAAAAAACAATCCTTGCAAAAGAGGAGTTAAAAAACTACTGGGATATTGAGGTTATTGTAGGAGTTGAACTAACTCACATCCCACCAAAATCAATACCAAAGATGGCAAAAAAAGCAAAGGATTTAGGGGCGGAGATTGTTGTTGTTCATGGGGAAACAGTTGTTGAGCCAGTTGAAGAAAAAACCAACTACTATGCCTCAATATCTGAGGACGTCGATATTCTCGCTCATCCTGGGTTTATTGATAAAGAGACTGCTGAAAATTTAAAAGAAAATGATATATTCGTTGAAATTACTTCAAGAAGAGGACACTCATTAACAAATGGTTATGTTTTAAGCGTTGCGAGGGAATTTAAATTAAAAACTTTGATAAATACTGATGCCCATGCTCCAGAAGATTTGATTGACGTTGAATTTGCAAAAAAGGTTGGTTTGGGTTGTGGAATGAGTAAGAAAGAGTTAGAAGATACATTATTGCATTATCCAAAGGAATTATTAAAAAGAATAAAATAA
- the rbcL gene encoding type III ribulose-bisphosphate carboxylase has translation MDYVDLNYTPNDNDLLSCIRVKAKDLKKVANEIAGESSIGTWTKVQTMKSEIYEKLRPKVYEIEEIGEEGENKVGIIKIAYPLDAFEIENMPGTLAGIAGNIFGMKIVEGLRILDYRFPKDFVKAYKGPRYGIDGIRKLLSVKERPLLGTIVKPKVGLKTDEFAEVAYNAWIGGCDIVKDDENLVSQDFNKFEDRIYKVLELRDKAEEETGEKKIYMPNITAKYKEMLRRAELAEDAGSEYVMLDVVVLGFSAVQQFREENFDFVVHAHRAMHAAITRSENWGMTMLTLAKIYRLLGVDQLHIGTVVGKMEGERDEVRSIRDEIVLDNVEEDGKNKFFSQGWFGMNNVFPVSSGGVYPKLVPEIIEILGNDVIIQAGGGIHGHPDGTVKGAIAMRAAIDAVMEGKSLEEKAEEVRELKIALEYWE, from the coding sequence ATGGACTATGTTGATTTGAACTATACGCCAAATGATAATGATTTGTTATCTTGCATAAGGGTGAAGGCAAAGGATTTAAAGAAAGTTGCAAATGAAATTGCAGGTGAAAGTTCAATAGGGACATGGACAAAAGTTCAAACAATGAAGAGCGAGATTTATGAAAAACTAAGACCAAAGGTTTATGAGATTGAAGAGATTGGGGAAGAGGGGGAGAATAAGGTAGGAATAATAAAAATTGCATATCCATTAGATGCATTTGAAATTGAGAATATGCCGGGAACATTAGCAGGGATAGCAGGAAACATATTTGGAATGAAGATTGTTGAAGGATTGAGGATTTTAGATTACAGATTCCCAAAGGATTTTGTTAAGGCATATAAAGGACCAAGATATGGGATTGATGGGATAAGAAAACTTCTAAGTGTTAAAGAAAGACCACTACTTGGAACAATTGTAAAACCAAAGGTTGGATTAAAAACAGACGAGTTTGCAGAGGTTGCATACAACGCATGGATTGGGGGATGTGATATAGTTAAGGATGATGAAAACCTTGTATCCCAAGATTTTAACAAATTTGAGGATAGGATATATAAGGTTTTAGAGTTGAGAGATAAGGCAGAGGAGGAAACTGGAGAGAAAAAGATTTACATGCCAAATATAACGGCAAAATACAAAGAGATGCTTAGAAGGGCTGAACTTGCAGAAGATGCTGGGAGCGAGTATGTTATGCTTGATGTGGTAGTTCTTGGATTCTCTGCAGTGCAACAATTTAGAGAAGAGAATTTTGATTTTGTTGTTCACGCACATAGAGCAATGCACGCTGCAATAACTCGTTCAGAGAATTGGGGAATGACCATGCTAACCCTTGCAAAAATATATAGGCTTTTAGGGGTTGACCAACTTCACATTGGGACTGTTGTTGGTAAAATGGAAGGAGAAAGGGATGAGGTTCGCTCCATAAGGGATGAAATTGTATTGGATAACGTTGAGGAAGATGGCAAAAACAAATTCTTCAGTCAGGGATGGTTTGGAATGAACAATGTTTTCCCAGTATCTTCTGGGGGGGTTTATCCTAAGTTAGTCCCAGAAATCATTGAAATTCTCGGAAATGATGTTATTATTCAAGCAGGTGGGGGGATCCATGGGCATCCGGATGGGACTGTTAAAGGAGCAATAGCAATGAGGGCAGCGATAGATGCGGTTATGGAAGGAAAATCATTGGAAGAAAAAGCAGAGGAAGTTAGAGAATTAAAAATAGCATTAGAGTATTGGGAATGA
- a CDS encoding type II glyceraldehyde-3-phosphate dehydrogenase, with protein MAVKVLINGYGSIGKRVADAVAKQDDMEVIGVTKTKPDFEAKLAVEKGYKLFAAIPERKGLFEEKGVEIEGTIFDVIEDADIVVDCAPGGIGKDNLENIYKKYKVKAILQGGEKAKFVEDSFNALWSYDRCYGKDYIRVVSCNTTGLCRTFYAVDSVTDIVKARVVLIRRGADPNDAKRGPINAIVPNPPTVPSHHGPDVVSVVPKFEGKILTSAVIVPTTLMHMHSLMIETTGTTRDAILDAIEKTPRVFTVSAEDGLNSTATIIEYARDLGRPRYDLWEIPIWEESVNVVDNEVFLMQAVHQESDVIPENIDCIRAMLQMEDDNMKSIEKTNKSLGIK; from the coding sequence ATGGCAGTTAAAGTATTGATAAACGGATATGGTTCAATAGGAAAGAGAGTTGCTGACGCAGTTGCAAAGCAGGATGACATGGAAGTTATTGGAGTTACAAAAACAAAGCCTGATTTTGAGGCAAAGTTGGCAGTTGAAAAAGGTTACAAATTATTTGCAGCAATTCCAGAGAGGAAGGGGTTGTTTGAAGAGAAAGGTGTTGAAATTGAGGGAACTATTTTTGATGTAATTGAAGATGCAGATATCGTTGTTGATTGTGCTCCTGGTGGAATTGGGAAGGACAACTTAGAAAACATCTACAAAAAATACAAAGTAAAGGCTATTTTGCAGGGGGGAGAAAAGGCAAAGTTTGTTGAGGATAGCTTTAACGCATTGTGGAGTTACGATAGATGCTATGGGAAAGATTATATAAGGGTTGTATCTTGTAACACAACAGGGCTTTGTAGAACTTTTTATGCAGTTGATTCAGTTACAGATATCGTTAAGGCAAGGGTTGTTTTAATTAGAAGGGGAGCAGATCCTAACGATGCAAAAAGAGGGCCAATCAATGCAATTGTTCCAAATCCACCAACAGTTCCATCCCACCACGGGCCTGATGTAGTTTCAGTAGTTCCTAAGTTTGAAGGTAAGATTTTAACTTCTGCAGTAATTGTTCCTACAACATTAATGCACATGCATTCTTTAATGATAGAAACAACAGGAACAACAAGAGATGCTATTTTAGATGCAATTGAAAAAACACCAAGGGTCTTCACTGTAAGTGCAGAAGATGGATTAAACTCAACAGCAACAATTATTGAATATGCAAGAGACTTGGGAAGACCAAGATATGATTTATGGGAAATCCCAATTTGGGAAGAGAGTGTTAATGTTGTTGATAATGAGGTCTTCTTAATGCAAGCAGTTCATCAAGAAAGTGATGTTATTCCAGAAAATATTGACTGTATAAGAGCAATGCTCCAAATGGAAGATGATAATATGAAGTCCATTGAAAAAACAAATAAATCCTTGGGAATCAAATAA
- a CDS encoding fumarate hydratase, with translation MNKISDIVVELFREAVIYLPDDVKKAIEDACKIEEGASKNILEAIIENNKIAEKKQIPLCQDTGVPIIFLKIGKNMDSSEIMEIIEEIKEGVKRATKEIPLRPNVVHPLTRENFGTNVGLNAPFINIEFDENLNREIEITVFPKGAGSENMSVLKMLTPSEGIEGVKKFVLETIANAGGKPCPPIVVGVGIGGTADVALKLAKKALLREIGERHRDENISKLEEELLERINNLGIGSMGLGGKVTALDIFIEISGCHTASFPVGICIQCWAQRKASKLINLDEIQ, from the coding sequence ATGAATAAGATTTCAGATATTGTTGTTGAATTGTTTAGAGAAGCAGTTATCTACCTTCCAGATGATGTTAAAAAAGCAATTGAAGATGCTTGTAAAATAGAAGAAGGAGCATCAAAAAACATCTTAGAGGCAATCATAGAAAACAACAAAATCGCTGAGAAAAAGCAAATTCCTCTTTGTCAGGATACGGGCGTTCCAATAATATTTTTAAAAATTGGGAAAAACATGGATTCATCAGAAATTATGGAAATTATTGAGGAGATTAAAGAAGGAGTAAAAAGAGCAACAAAAGAAATTCCATTGAGACCTAACGTCGTCCATCCATTGACGAGAGAGAACTTTGGCACAAATGTCGGCTTAAATGCCCCATTTATAAATATTGAGTTTGATGAAAACTTAAACAGGGAAATAGAGATAACTGTTTTCCCAAAAGGTGCTGGTAGCGAAAATATGAGTGTTTTAAAGATGCTAACTCCATCTGAAGGAATTGAAGGTGTAAAGAAATTTGTCCTTGAAACTATTGCAAATGCAGGAGGAAAACCATGTCCGCCAATAGTTGTTGGCGTTGGTATTGGAGGAACTGCAGATGTAGCGTTAAAATTGGCTAAAAAGGCACTTTTAAGGGAAATTGGGGAAAGACATAGAGATGAAAATATATCGAAATTGGAAGAGGAACTTTTAGAAAGAATAAATAATTTAGGCATTGGTTCTATGGGATTAGGAGGTAAGGTTACTGCTTTAGATATTTTTATTGAGATTTCTGGATGCCATACTGCTTCTTTCCCTGTTGGAATATGTATTCAATGCTGGGCACAACGAAAGGCATCAAAACTTATAAATTTAGATGAAATACAATAA
- the mfnA gene encoding tyrosine decarboxylase MfnA, which yields MDEKKVLEALKEYRKIDLKYEDGRILGSMCTKPHPISKKIVEMFLETNLGDPGLFKGTKKLEEEVIGMIGELLHNKNAFGYIITGGTEANLMAMRVIKNMKNRNAKILIPETAHFSFDKAEDMMDLKFIKVPITKDYTIDVDFVRDYVEDHKVDGIVGIAGSTELGTIDNIEELSKIAIDNDVYLHVDAAFGGFVIPFLDKKYKKKRINYNFDFSLEGVCSITIDPHKMGLSPIPAGGILFRNTPLKKYLDIEAPYLTETQQATIVGTRVGFGVACTWGIMKLLGKDGYKKIVSECMGNTIYLTKKAREYGIECVIDPIMNIVALKDENPNETCLKLREKGWYVSICKCVNALRIVVMPHVKKEHIDEFVEVLASLRV from the coding sequence ATGGATGAGAAGAAAGTTTTAGAGGCATTAAAGGAATACAGAAAGATTGACTTAAAGTATGAAGATGGAAGGATATTGGGCTCAATGTGCACAAAACCCCACCCAATATCAAAAAAAATAGTTGAGATGTTCCTTGAGACAAATCTTGGAGATCCAGGATTATTTAAAGGAACAAAGAAATTGGAAGAAGAAGTTATAGGGATGATTGGAGAGTTATTGCACAACAAAAATGCCTTTGGATATATAATAACTGGTGGAACTGAAGCAAATCTAATGGCAATGAGGGTAATCAAAAACATGAAAAACAGAAATGCAAAAATACTAATCCCAGAAACTGCCCACTTCTCATTTGATAAGGCAGAAGACATGATGGATTTAAAATTCATAAAAGTTCCAATAACAAAGGACTACACAATTGATGTTGATTTTGTTAGGGATTATGTGGAAGATCACAAAGTTGATGGTATTGTTGGCATTGCAGGGAGTACAGAACTCGGAACAATAGACAACATTGAGGAACTTTCAAAAATAGCAATAGATAATGATGTTTATTTACATGTTGATGCCGCATTTGGAGGTTTTGTTATTCCATTTTTGGATAAGAAATATAAGAAAAAGAGGATCAACTACAACTTTGATTTTTCATTGGAAGGTGTTTGCTCCATAACAATAGATCCGCATAAAATGGGGCTCTCCCCAATACCTGCGGGAGGAATATTGTTTAGGAATACCCCACTCAAAAAATACTTGGATATAGAAGCACCCTACTTAACTGAAACCCAGCAGGCAACGATAGTGGGAACAAGAGTAGGATTTGGGGTTGCATGCACTTGGGGCATAATGAAACTCCTTGGAAAAGATGGATATAAAAAAATCGTCTCAGAATGTATGGGAAATACGATCTACTTAACAAAAAAAGCAAGAGAATATGGAATTGAATGTGTAATTGATCCAATTATGAATATAGTCGCATTAAAAGACGAAAATCCAAATGAAACATGTTTAAAATTGAGAGAAAAAGGATGGTATGTCTCAATCTGCAAATGTGTAAATGCTTTAAGGATTGTAGTCATGCCACATGTTAAAAAAGAACATATTGATGAGTTTGTTGAGGTCTTAGCATCATTAAGAGTATAG
- the cbiT gene encoding precorrin-6Y C5,15-methyltransferase (decarboxylating) subunit CbiT — MIPDNEFIRMEGVPITKEEIRAVSIGKLRLSKDDVVVDIGCGSGGMSVEIARRCKFTYAIDVNDKAIETTTKNLKKFGVENCKVIKGNAKEILNDIDFNKAFIGGTKDIEGIIKILNKKEINHIVANTIVLENTVKIISLLEKYNYNVEVVNVSISYGKKISVGHMMMAKNPITIITGKKG; from the coding sequence ATGATTCCTGATAATGAGTTTATAAGGATGGAAGGCGTTCCAATAACCAAAGAGGAGATTAGGGCAGTTAGTATAGGAAAATTGAGGTTGAGTAAAGATGATGTTGTTGTTGATATTGGCTGTGGAAGTGGGGGGATGAGTGTTGAGATTGCAAGAAGATGCAAATTCACCTATGCAATAGATGTTAATGATAAAGCCATAGAAACCACAACAAAAAACCTAAAAAAATTTGGAGTAGAAAACTGCAAAGTCATAAAAGGCAACGCAAAGGAAATCTTAAATGATATTGATTTTAACAAGGCATTTATTGGAGGAACGAAGGATATTGAAGGGATAATAAAAATCTTAAACAAAAAAGAAATAAACCATATCGTTGCAAATACTATTGTATTAGAAAATACTGTAAAAATCATTTCTCTATTAGAAAAATACAACTACAACGTTGAAGTAGTAAATGTATCTATCTCATATGGAAAGAAAATAAGCGTAGGGCATATGATGATGGCAAAAAATCCAATAACAATCATAACTGGGAAGAAGGGATAA
- a CDS encoding 30S ribosomal protein S27ae — protein MGKTQKYKYYKIEGDKVVRLKKFCPKCGPGVFMAEHLNRYACGRCGYTEWKKSGQKEE, from the coding sequence ATGGGAAAAACACAAAAATACAAATACTACAAAATTGAAGGGGACAAAGTAGTTAGATTAAAAAAGTTCTGTCCAAAATGTGGCCCTGGTGTCTTCATGGCTGAACATTTAAACAGATACGCATGCGGAAGGTGTGGATACACTGAATGGAAGAAAAGCGGTCAAAAAGAAGAATAA
- a CDS encoding site-2 protease family protein — protein MQSLRIFKIMGIPIELHITFILLLILVYFLWGLGGLILYTLLFTSVVLHELGHSYVAKKYGVEIAKIMLLPIGGVAMMDKIPREGEFKIAIAGPLISVTLGILLLIFSNYVDFNVSGYPLFKSVGYLNILLGVFNLLPAFPMDGGRILRAMLSKKISYIKATKIASTIGQYFAFIMLIFGLLNMNIILILITIFIYVGATQEYRAAIFDEVFKKIKAKDIMTTNIIHVHPEMSIDEFIDFMLKYRYLGYPVIENGNLVGVVTINDIAGVEKSKKIRDVMKNPVVVFSNADISEILNNMDDEDRVFVVENGKLKGLISKTDVLRALRILGLKKGF, from the coding sequence TTGCAATCACTAAGGATATTTAAGATTATGGGTATACCAATCGAACTTCATATAACATTTATATTGTTGTTAATTTTGGTTTATTTTTTATGGGGACTTGGAGGGCTTATTTTATATACTTTACTTTTTACTTCAGTAGTTTTGCATGAACTTGGACATTCTTATGTTGCAAAAAAATATGGTGTGGAGATTGCAAAAATCATGCTTTTGCCAATTGGTGGAGTGGCAATGATGGATAAAATTCCAAGGGAGGGGGAGTTTAAAATAGCAATTGCTGGACCTTTAATTAGTGTTACATTGGGAATTCTGCTTTTGATATTCTCAAATTATGTAGATTTCAACGTAAGTGGATATCCATTATTTAAATCAGTTGGATATTTAAATATATTGTTGGGGGTTTTTAACCTTCTCCCGGCATTTCCTATGGATGGGGGGAGGATTTTAAGGGCTATGTTATCAAAAAAGATAAGTTATATTAAAGCAACTAAAATAGCATCTACAATTGGGCAGTATTTTGCATTTATAATGCTCATTTTTGGATTGTTAAACATGAATATTATTTTGATATTGATAACGATCTTTATCTACGTAGGGGCTACGCAAGAATATAGAGCAGCGATATTTGATGAGGTATTTAAGAAGATAAAGGCAAAAGACATAATGACAACAAACATAATCCACGTGCATCCGGAAATGAGTATTGATGAGTTTATTGATTTTATGCTAAAGTATAGATACTTAGGCTATCCAGTGATTGAAAATGGCAATTTAGTTGGTGTTGTTACTATTAACGACATTGCGGGTGTTGAAAAATCCAAAAAGATTAGGGATGTTATGAAGAATCCAGTGGTAGTTTTTTCAAATGCCGATATTTCTGAAATTTTAAACAATATGGATGATGAAGATAGGGTTTTTGTTGTGGAGAATGGGAAATTAAAAGGATTAATTTCAAAAACTGATGTTTTGAGGGCATTGAGAATATTGGGCTTAAAGAAAGGATTTTAA
- a CDS encoding DUF483 domain-containing protein — translation MREILNKIMELREKGNNSEFNILGGYIKDMDEEKYNYIIFRLKKQIEIVEKYKPKVRPAIDPMVSMELGIYRRLDDYELGKLLNYPECCIKSFSEDFRIGIDRDHLKEAEEIKEKSNNAYAIILPSGFIPCSLKCEESWKRNLIGIVDEDEYYRILELEKELKEKLPHFHGAYDEYYEKIILKK, via the coding sequence ATGAGAGAAATTCTAAATAAAATAATGGAATTGAGAGAAAAAGGCAATAACAGTGAATTTAATATCTTAGGAGGATACATAAAAGACATGGATGAAGAAAAATACAACTACATAATATTTAGGCTAAAAAAACAGATAGAGATTGTTGAGAAATACAAACCAAAAGTTAGACCTGCAATAGATCCAATGGTTTCCATGGAATTGGGAATTTATAGAAGATTGGATGATTACGAACTTGGAAAACTTTTAAATTATCCGGAGTGTTGTATAAAATCATTTTCAGAGGATTTTAGAATAGGAATTGATAGAGATCATTTAAAAGAAGCAGAGGAAATAAAAGAAAAATCCAATAATGCCTATGCGATAATTCTACCCTCTGGATTTATACCTTGCAGTTTAAAATGTGAGGAAAGTTGGAAGAGGAATTTAATAGGTATTGTAGATGAGGATGAATATTATAGAATTTTAGAATTGGAGAAGGAATTGAAAGAAAAACTTCCACATTTCCATGGTGCTTATGATGAATATTACGAAAAGATAATCCTTAAAAAATAG
- a CDS encoding NAD-binding protein gives MYIIMAGIGRVGYALAKSLSGKGYDLVLIDVDKEKCKTISAELDALVIHGDCTKTKILEDAGIEDADIFIAVTGREEINLMSSLIAKGYGVAKTIARVSEPEYKDVFEKLGVDVVVSPELVAANYIEKLIERPGIVDLAIVGRGDAEILELVIPQNSKVANKKIKDLGRPNDYLIVAVYEDKELKIPDGNTELKPGERILVLAKSDAVDEIRKFFTD, from the coding sequence ATGTATATTATTATGGCGGGCATTGGTAGGGTTGGTTATGCCCTTGCAAAGTCATTATCTGGAAAGGGTTATGATTTAGTTCTAATAGATGTTGATAAAGAAAAGTGCAAAACCATCTCTGCAGAACTTGATGCCCTTGTTATACATGGGGATTGCACAAAAACAAAAATTTTAGAGGATGCAGGTATTGAGGATGCGGATATATTCATAGCAGTCACTGGGAGAGAAGAGATAAATCTGATGAGTTCATTGATTGCAAAGGGCTACGGTGTTGCAAAAACAATAGCAAGGGTAAGTGAGCCAGAATACAAGGATGTCTTTGAAAAATTGGGAGTGGATGTTGTTGTAAGCCCGGAACTTGTGGCGGCAAACTACATAGAAAAACTCATAGAAAGACCAGGAATTGTTGATTTGGCAATTGTTGGTAGGGGGGATGCTGAGATTCTTGAGTTGGTAATTCCTCAAAACTCAAAGGTCGCAAATAAAAAGATAAAAGATTTAGGAAGACCTAATGATTATTTAATTGTCGCTGTCTATGAGGATAAGGAGTTAAAAATCCCAGATGGAAACACTGAATTAAAACCAGGAGAGAGGATTTTAGTACTTGCAAAATCAGATGCTGTAGATGAAATAAGGAAGTTCTTTACAGATTAA
- a CDS encoding DNA-directed RNA polymerase — MYKILTISDIIRVPPRMFGRPLKETITKILREKYEGILDKDIGFILSIVDLKEIGEGKVIHGDGAAYHPVVFDTLIYVPELHEVVEGEIVDIVEFGAFVRLGPLDGLIHISQIMDDYVSYDPKREAIIGRETGKVLEIGDKVRARIVAISLREERRRGSKIALTMRQVGLGKLEWIEEEKKRSQQNE, encoded by the coding sequence TTGTATAAAATTTTAACAATCTCTGACATCATTAGGGTTCCTCCAAGGATGTTTGGAAGACCACTAAAGGAGACAATTACAAAAATCCTAAGGGAAAAATACGAAGGAATTTTGGATAAGGACATTGGCTTTATACTTTCAATTGTGGATTTGAAAGAAATTGGTGAGGGGAAAGTCATACATGGTGATGGAGCAGCATACCATCCAGTGGTTTTTGACACTCTCATCTATGTTCCAGAATTGCATGAGGTCGTTGAAGGAGAGATTGTGGATATTGTTGAATTTGGGGCATTTGTAAGATTAGGGCCTCTTGATGGACTTATCCACATCTCCCAAATAATGGATGATTATGTCTCTTATGACCCAAAAAGAGAGGCAATAATTGGTAGAGAAACTGGTAAGGTATTGGAAATTGGAGATAAAGTTAGGGCAAGAATTGTAGCAATAAGTTTGAGAGAAGAAAGAAGAAGAGGTAGTAAAATTGCATTGACAATGAGACAGGTAGGATTAGGAAAGTTGGAATGGATTGAAGAGGAAAAGAAAAGATCTCAACAAAATGAGTAG
- the spt4 gene encoding transcription elongation factor subunit Spt4, translating into MRACLKCKYLTNEERCPLCMGETTENWRGLLIVLDPLKSEIAKKAKIDIKGKFALSAK; encoded by the coding sequence ATGAGGGCATGCCTAAAATGCAAATACCTAACAAATGAAGAGAGATGCCCCCTATGTATGGGAGAAACCACTGAAAATTGGAGAGGACTTTTAATAGTTCTCGACCCATTAAAATCGGAAATAGCAAAGAAGGCAAAGATTGATATAAAAGGGAAATTTGCATTGAGTGCAAAATAA